A region from the Thermodesulfobacteriota bacterium genome encodes:
- a CDS encoding sigma-54-dependent Fis family transcriptional regulator: protein MPSDPGTAARVLVVDRDASFFGTFSPVAASQGFTTELALSASEGLDRIGASAYDIVFLREGLPDLHVREAIARIRKTVPGPSVLVLGQEDSTSAIERLLEDGVWDYLLETESPQTILSICKNVVNHRRSLARGAGLPATAAAAGKDDSIIGRSREIQQCLDLVAKAAPSEANVLICGESGTGKELFARAVHNLSNRADRKLVVVDCAALPDNLAESILFGHVKGAFTGADRSQEGLVREADGGTLFLDEIGELPLEIQKKFLRVLQERQVRPIGGKTVIRVDFRLVAATNKDLDALVGRDLFR from the coding sequence ATGCCCTCTGATCCCGGCACTGCTGCCAGGGTTCTGGTCGTCGACCGCGACGCCTCGTTCTTCGGCACCTTCTCCCCTGTTGCCGCCAGCCAGGGCTTCACCACCGAGCTGGCCCTCAGCGCCAGCGAAGGCCTCGACAGGATCGGCGCCAGCGCCTACGACATCGTCTTCCTGCGGGAAGGCCTGCCGGACCTGCACGTCCGGGAGGCCATTGCCCGGATCAGGAAGACCGTCCCTGGCCCCAGCGTCCTGGTGCTCGGCCAGGAAGACAGCACCAGTGCCATCGAGCGCCTGCTGGAAGACGGCGTCTGGGACTATCTCCTGGAAACCGAGTCCCCGCAAACAATCCTGTCGATATGCAAAAATGTGGTCAACCATCGCCGGAGCCTGGCACGGGGCGCGGGGCTGCCTGCAACCGCTGCCGCGGCCGGCAAGGATGACAGCATCATCGGGCGCAGCCGGGAGATCCAGCAATGTCTCGACCTGGTGGCCAAGGCTGCCCCGTCGGAAGCCAACGTGCTCATCTGCGGCGAGTCCGGGACCGGCAAGGAGCTCTTTGCCCGGGCAGTCCACAACCTGAGCAACCGGGCGGACCGCAAGCTGGTGGTGGTCGATTGCGCCGCCCTGCCGGACAATCTCGCCGAGAGCATCCTGTTCGGCCATGTCAAAGGGGCGTTCACCGGTGCGGACCGGAGCCAGGAGGGACTGGTCCGGGAGGCGGATGGCGGCACCCTGTTCCTGGATGAGATCGGCGAGCTGCCTTTGGAGATCCAGAAGAAGTTCCTGCGGGTTCTGCAGGAGCGGCAAGTGCGCCCCATCGGCGGCAAGACGGTGATCCGGGTCGATTTCCGCCTGGTGGCCGCCACCAACAAGGATCTCGACGCCCTGGTGGGAAGAGACCTCTTCCGC